A genomic region of Paroedura picta isolate Pp20150507F chromosome 4, Ppicta_v3.0, whole genome shotgun sequence contains the following coding sequences:
- the NDUFA11 gene encoding NADH dehydrogenase [ubiquinone] 1 alpha subcomplex subunit 11 — MSDYWDIPEGTDCPRKAWLLARLGAGLGLCGSAFHLAAFQPETALQAVQRVATATVTMATLGAVFGATTCLSAQIREAPDDLLNYFIGGCSCGVILGARAHSFGTGTTACLGLGFMATMTKMGKKEGWHFLTPRV; from the exons atGTCTGACTACTGGGACATCCCGGAGGGCACCGACTGCCCGCGCAAGGCCTGGCTGCTGGCGCGCCTCGGGGCCGGGCTGG GTTTGTGTGGTTCGGCTTTCCACCTCGCTGCGTTCCAGCCAGAGACAGCGTTGCAGGCAGTTCAGAGGGTTGCGACAGCTACAGTCACAATGG CTACTTTAGGAGCTGTCTTCGGGGCGACCACATGCCTCAGCGCACAGATCCGAGAAGCGCCAGACGACCTTCTGAACTACTTCATTGGTGGCTGTTCATGTGGGGTCATCCTCGGGGCCAGAG CTCACAGCTTTGGCACCGGTACAACCGCATGTCTCGGCCTCGGCTTCATGGCTACCATGACTAAAATGGGCAAGAAGGAGGGCTGGCATTTTTTAACTCCCCGAGTGTAA